CTACGCCAGCTCGACCAGACCCCCGAGGCCTTGGAGGAGTGGCTACCCGACAACCTGCGCGAGCGCTTCCGCCTCCCCGCGCTGCATGAGTCGCTGCGCTACCTGCACGAGCCGCCGCCGGACGCCGATGTGGCACGCCTGGTCGAGGGTCACCATCCCGCCCAGCGTCGCCTGGCGCTGGAGGAGCTGCTAGCCCACCAGCTCAGCCTGCGCCAGGTACGCCTGCGCATCCAGGCCGACGGCGCTCCACGCCTGCCCTCCGGGCGCAGCCTGCAGACGCGCTTTCTCACCCAGCTGCCCTTCGCCTTGACCAGCGCCCAGCGCCGGGTACTCGACGAGATCGCCCACGATCTGGAGCAACCCCTGCCGATGCTGCGCCTGGTACAGGGCGACGTGGGCTCGGGCAAGACGGTGGTGGCGGCCATGGCGGCCCTGCAGTCGATCGCCGGCGGTTGCCAGGCCGCGCTGATGGCCCCCACCGAACTGCTCGCCGAGCAGCATTTCCGCAACTTCCGCGACTGGTTCGCGCCGCTGGGCATCGATGTGGCGTGGCTTGCCGGCAAGCTCAAAGGCAAGACGCGGCTCGACACCAAGGCAGCGATCCTCGACGGCCGCGCGCAAATGGTGGTGGGCACCCATGCGCTGTTCCAGGATGACGTGCACTTCAAGTGCCTGGGGCTTGCGATCGTCGACGAGCAACACCGCTTCGGCGTGCACCAGCGCCTGGCGCTGCGCGAGAAGGGCGAGGCCGGGGGACTGACGCCCCATCAGCTGATCATGACCGCCACCCCCATCCCGCGCACCCTGGCGATGAGCGCCTACGCCGACCTCGACCTGTCGGTGATCGACGAGCTGCCGCCGGGGCGCACGCCGGTGCAGACCGTGGCACTCCCCAATGAGCGCCGTCCCGAGGTGGTGACACGCATCCGCAACGCCTGCATGGAGGGGCGCCAGGCCTACTGGGTCTGTACCCTGATCGAGGAGTCCGAGGCGTTGCAGTGCCAGGCCGCCGAGGCGACCCGGGAGGAGCTTGTCGAGGCGCTGCCGGAGCTTGCCGTCGGTCTGGTCCACGGGCGCATGAAAGCGGCCGAGAAGGCCGAGGCGATGGCCGCCTTCAAGTCCGGCGAGCTCGACCTGCTGGTGGCCACCACGGTGATCGAGGTAGGGGTCGACGTGCCCAATGCCAGCCTGATGATCATCGAGAATCCCGAGCGGCTGGGGCTGTCGCAGCTGCACCAGTTGCGGGGGCGGGTGGGCCGCGGTGCGACCGAGAGCTACTGTGTGCTGCTCTACCGCCCACCACTCTCGGCGCACTCGCGCGAGCGCCTGGCGGTGATGCGCGAGACCAGTGATGGCTTTCGCATCGCCGAGAAGGATCTCGAGCTGCGCGGTCCCGGCGAAGTGCTGGGGACCCGCCAGACCGGGCTTGCTCAGCTGAAGATTGCCGACCTGGAGCGTGACCGCGACCTGTTCGACCAGGTCACGCCGCTAGCCCGCGCGCTGCTCGCCGAAGTGCCCGAGGCCAGCGAGCCATTGATCCGGCGCTGGCTGGGCGACCAGGCCGGCCGCTACGGCCAGGTCTAGGCGGCGGCCGCCTCGGCCGGTGCCGCCGCGCTGCCCTGCTTGACCAGCCGGTTGGCCGCCTCGGCGAGCGGCACCAGCTGACGGCAGATCAGCATCAGCTGGGTCTGCATCGTGGGATATGCCACCTCTCCTTCCCCCTCATCCTCTTCCTGGGTTGCCTCTGGCAGCACCTGAGCCAGTATCGCCACCAACTTCTCCTGCTCCTCCTCGAGCGCGGGCCCCGGCTGACGCGCGGCGAGCCGCTCGGCTATCGCGGCAAGGTTCTCGGCAATGCGGCGCGCCACCGGTATCAGCGTGGCATCGAGTTCATCCTCGCCGACCCGATGGCGATGAGCGCCGAGCGCCGAGAGATAGCCCAGCAAGGTGTGCGATAGCACCAGGAAGCGGAAGCCATCGTCGGCATCCTGCTTGCTGTAGTGTCCCGGCTCCTGAAGCATGTTGGAGAGCATGGTCGAGAGCGCGGCATCGGCATTGTGGGCATTGCGCCGGGCCAGGCGATAGGCGAGGTCGTCCTGCTTGCCTGACTCGTACTGATGAATGATCTCCTCGAGGTAGCGGCGGCTGCTGCCCAGCACGTTGGCCGCTTCGCGGTTGACCCGACGTCCCTGCCAGTCCGGCAGGATGGTGAAGACCGCCACCCCGGCGATCAAGGCGCCGATCAGCGTATCCACCAGCCGCGGCCAGATCAGGTCGAAGCCATCCCCCACCTGGTTGAAGCTGCACAGCACCAGCAGCGTGATGGCGGCCGTGGCCACCACGTAGCGCTTCTCGCGATTGGCGAAGAACACCACGCCCGCCGCCACCGCGATCAGGGTCTGCAGCACGGGACTTGGAAACAGAGTGATCGATGCCCAGCCGGCAATCAGCCCAAGCACGGTGCCGATGATGCGCTGACTCAGGAAACGGCGGGTGGCGGCGAAGTTGGGCCGACATACGAACAGTGTGGTGAGCAGGATCCAGAACCCCTGGGTGGGATGGATGAGATGCAGCACACCGTAGCCGATCAGCAGTGCGGTGGGCAGCCGCAGGGCGTGGCGGAAGGTCGGCGAGCGCACGGTCAGGTTGAGGCGTATACGTTCCCAGGCGTCGGCGAGGCTCTTGGGCGAGCGATTGAACAGGCTGTTGTCGCCCTGCGAGTCGGCGGCGTCCGGATTGTGAGCGCTGGCGAGCTGCCCCTCCAGGGTCGCCAGGTTGTGGGCCAGCGCCTTGAGCGAATGGATCAGTCCGCGCCAGGCCGGGTTGCGCATGGCGCGCAGGTGGTCGATCGAGGCGTTGAGATCCTCGAGCGCCTGCTCGCTCTGGGCATGGTCGAAGGGGCGATTGAGCAGCAGTGCCTTGCCGAGGCGCTTGCACGCCTGGCCCTGCTGGTCGAGTAGCCGCTGGCAGCGGAACAGCACGTCATGATGGAAGAATGCCTCGGTCAGCTCGGAGTAGGGGTAGTGAGTCGAGCTGGCCCGCTCGTGGATGTCCTGGGCGATGAAGTAGATGCGCAGGTAGCGATTGAGCTTGCGATTGCCGCGCTGCCCCTCGAGGCGGCGGAAGATCATCTCCTTGGCCTGGTTGAGGGCGCCCACCACCTTGCCGTTCTGGCGTGCCAGCGCCAGGCGCCGCGCCTCCACGTCGAGCCCACGCAACGGCTCGAACAGCAGCGACTTGAGGATCAGGTACTCGCCAAGCTGGCGATAGACGTTGGCCATGCTCTGCTTGACCGGCTGACGCGAGAAGAGCGCGCACCACAGCACCGAGATCAAGCCATACCAGGCCGCCCCCGCCACCAGCAGCAGCGTCAGGTGCCAGACCCCCTCGTCCGGCACGCCGCCATGATGCTCGATGTTGATCATCGAGTAGATCGACAGAATCAGCGTTCCCGAGGCGATGGTGGCGTAGCGCTGCCCCACCGCGCCGAGCATGATCAGCACGAAGGTCGAGATCGCCAGCGCCGCGGCGAACAGCCACGGCCAGGGAAACAGCAGCTGCACGGAGAGCGATGCCGTGGCAAAGCACAGCAGGGTCACCATCAGTGCCTGCAGCCGGCCCTGCCAGCTATCGTCGGTCTCCGACAGGGCGCTGGCGATGATACCCAGGAACAGCGGAATCACCAGCGCGATGTCGCCCAGCGACCAGCTCAAGGCGAGGGCTCCGCTGAAGGCCAGGAAGACCCGGAAACTGTAGGCGAACTTGTCCAGTGTCCAGAGCCGCCGCAACGAGTGCGTGAGTGAAGTGGAGATCATGATGGACCGCATTGTTGTTGGGGAGGGCATGGTGCATGCCTATCATCGAGCATTAGACTTTAGTATAAGCTCGCAAGGCCCGCTATGCTCCCCCCTGCCATTAAACGGTGGCGCTTGAACGAAGCGCTCTCGCACCGCGATAACATGCGCAAGGCATGTTCGAATAATTAGTACATCAAAGCTCTATCTTTGAAACAGTCACCTTTCGATACTCCTAGGTGTCCCAATACCACAACATAACAAGGACAAGCTGATGGAACTCAAGTTGCTGCTCAACTGGCGCCTTCACCTAACGGTGATCCTGGCGTCACTGCTGGCTGAGTGGATCGGTATCCTGCGCCTCCCCCTGGGGCCGGGTATCCTACTGCTGCTGCCGCTCTTCTACGCCTTCATCATCGGCGTGCTGTTCAATCCTCACCTGTTCAGCGCCATGGGCAAGATCATTCCCAAGCCGGTCAGCCAGGCATCAGGCCCCCTCATCCTGATCGCCATCTTGCCCTTCATCGCCAAGTTCGGCTCTACCATCGGACCCGCCATCGAGCAGATCGTCGCCGCCGGACCGGCACTGCTGCTCCAGGAGCTGGGCAACCTCGGCACCATGCTGCTGGCACTGCCCTTCGCCGTGCTGGTGCTGCGCATGGGGCGCGAGGCGATCGGCGCCACCTACTCCATCGCCCGCGAGCCCAACATCGCCGTCATCTCCGATCGCTATGGCCTGCGCAGCCCCGAGGGCATCGGCATCATGGGGGTCTATGTGGTGGGCACCATGTTCGGCACGCTCTATTTCGCCTTGATGGCGGGCTATCTCGCTTCACTGGATATCTTCGACGTGCGTGCACTGGCCATGGCCTGCGGCGTGGGCAGCGGCAGCATGGTGGCGGCCTGCTCCGGCGCCCTGGCCGAGGCAGTCCCCGGCATGCGCGACGAACTGCTGGCCTTCTCCGGTGCCAGCAACCTGCTCACCTACGCCACCGGGCTCTATGTCTCGCTGTTCATCGCCCTGCCGGCGGCGGAGTGGCTCTACAAGCGTCTCGGCGGCGCCGCTAGCAAGGAGACTTCCCATGAAAACGTCTGATACCGTCAATCCTGCAGCCCTCGACAGCGATGCACTCAAGGAGCTGCGCCCCGAGCAGCAGCTCGGCAAGACCGCGATCCTGCTCGGCGCGGTGTGCATCGCCGCCTGGTTCTCCAACATGGTCAACGGCGCACCGCTGCATCAGTCGCTGCCTGGCATGCTGATTCTCTATGCAATGGTGATGATCGGCCTGGTGATCGGGCGCGTCTCGCCCTTCTACCTGCCCAGCGTGGCCTGGGTGTCGCTGGTCAGCATCCTCTTCACGCTGCCCTTCTTTCCGGGCAACGACTGGATCGTCGCGCAGCTGGCCAGCGTCGACTTCCTGGCGGTGGTCACACCGGTACTCGCCTACGCGGGGCTTGCCCTGACCGGGCGTGAGTTCGCCATGTTCCGCCAGACGGGCTGGAAGCTGGTGATCGTCTCGCTGCTGGTGTTCACCGGCACCTTCGTCGCTTCCGCCTTCATCGCTCATCTGCTGCTCTAGGAGACGCTCATGAACGCAAGCTCGTCCCCTTCCCCGGCACTGCTGCGCGAGTGGCGGCACGATTTCCATCGCCATCCGGAAACCGCCTTCGAGGAGCACCGCACCGCCTCGCGCATCGCCGATATCCTGCGCGACGCCGGCCTTGAGATGGTCACCGGCCTCGGTGGTGGCACCGGGGTGGTGGCGACCCTCGATGGCAAGCAGGGCCCGGGGCGCGCGATCGGCCTGCGCGCCGACATCGACGCCCTGGATGTCGAGGAGGCCAACGCCTTCGCCCACGCCTCTTCGATCCCAGGCAAGATGCACGCCTGTGGTCATGACGGCCACACCACCATGCTGCTGGGAGCGGCCTGCGCGCTGGCCGGCGATCCTGATTTCGCCGGGCAGGTGCACTTCATCTTCCAACCGGCGGAGGAGAGCGAGGGGGGTGGCCGCGTGATGGTCGAGGAGGGCCTCTTCGAGCGCTTCCCGATGGAAGCCATCTACGGCCTGCACAACTGGCCGGGCCTGCCGGTCGGCGAGGCGGCGGTACACGACACAGCCGTGATGGCGGCCTTCGACGTCTTCACCCTGACGCTCACCGGACGCGGCTGCCACGCCGCCATGCCTCACCTGGGCAGCGATACCATCCTCGCCGCCTGCCAGCTCGTCAGCCAGCTGCAGGGATTGATCAGCCGCGAGACGCCCCCCCACCAGAGCGCGGTGCTGAGCGTCACCCAGTTCCACGCCGGCGACGCCTTCAACGTGATTCCCGAACGGGTCGAGCTGCGCGGCACGCTGCGCTGCTTCGATGGCGAGCTGCGCGCCTACCTGGAGCGGCGCTTCGGCGAGGCCGTCGAAGCGCT
This DNA window, taken from Halomonas sp. TA22, encodes the following:
- the recG gene encoding ATP-dependent DNA helicase RecG, which encodes MPKTAAHPAMNPLEQPVTALSGVGEALTAKLARLRIEAVVDLLFHLPLRYQDRTRITPIGTLRAGQEAVVDGEVAAADVVKGRRRSLLVRLKDGSGILSLRFFHFSPAQQQQFYKGAHVRCFGEARAGATGLEIYHPEYRLLKVDDVPVDEHLTPIYPTTEGLNQPRLRTLIQQVLRQLDQTPEALEEWLPDNLRERFRLPALHESLRYLHEPPPDADVARLVEGHHPAQRRLALEELLAHQLSLRQVRLRIQADGAPRLPSGRSLQTRFLTQLPFALTSAQRRVLDEIAHDLEQPLPMLRLVQGDVGSGKTVVAAMAALQSIAGGCQAALMAPTELLAEQHFRNFRDWFAPLGIDVAWLAGKLKGKTRLDTKAAILDGRAQMVVGTHALFQDDVHFKCLGLAIVDEQHRFGVHQRLALREKGEAGGLTPHQLIMTATPIPRTLAMSAYADLDLSVIDELPPGRTPVQTVALPNERRPEVVTRIRNACMEGRQAYWVCTLIEESEALQCQAAEATREELVEALPELAVGLVHGRMKAAEKAEAMAAFKSGELDLLVATTVIEVGVDVPNASLMIIENPERLGLSQLHQLRGRVGRGATESYCVLLYRPPLSAHSRERLAVMRETSDGFRIAEKDLELRGPGEVLGTRQTGLAQLKIADLERDRDLFDQVTPLARALLAEVPEASEPLIRRWLGDQAGRYGQV
- the yccS gene encoding YccS family putative transporter, producing MISTSLTHSLRRLWTLDKFAYSFRVFLAFSGALALSWSLGDIALVIPLFLGIIASALSETDDSWQGRLQALMVTLLCFATASLSVQLLFPWPWLFAAALAISTFVLIMLGAVGQRYATIASGTLILSIYSMINIEHHGGVPDEGVWHLTLLLVAGAAWYGLISVLWCALFSRQPVKQSMANVYRQLGEYLILKSLLFEPLRGLDVEARRLALARQNGKVVGALNQAKEMIFRRLEGQRGNRKLNRYLRIYFIAQDIHERASSTHYPYSELTEAFFHHDVLFRCQRLLDQQGQACKRLGKALLLNRPFDHAQSEQALEDLNASIDHLRAMRNPAWRGLIHSLKALAHNLATLEGQLASAHNPDAADSQGDNSLFNRSPKSLADAWERIRLNLTVRSPTFRHALRLPTALLIGYGVLHLIHPTQGFWILLTTLFVCRPNFAATRRFLSQRIIGTVLGLIAGWASITLFPSPVLQTLIAVAAGVVFFANREKRYVVATAAITLLVLCSFNQVGDGFDLIWPRLVDTLIGALIAGVAVFTILPDWQGRRVNREAANVLGSSRRYLEEIIHQYESGKQDDLAYRLARRNAHNADAALSTMLSNMLQEPGHYSKQDADDGFRFLVLSHTLLGYLSALGAHRHRVGEDELDATLIPVARRIAENLAAIAERLAARQPGPALEEEQEKLVAILAQVLPEATQEEDEGEGEVAYPTMQTQLMLICRQLVPLAEAANRLVKQGSAAAPAEAAAA
- a CDS encoding DUF3100 domain-containing protein, which encodes MELKLLLNWRLHLTVILASLLAEWIGILRLPLGPGILLLLPLFYAFIIGVLFNPHLFSAMGKIIPKPVSQASGPLILIAILPFIAKFGSTIGPAIEQIVAAGPALLLQELGNLGTMLLALPFAVLVLRMGREAIGATYSIAREPNIAVISDRYGLRSPEGIGIMGVYVVGTMFGTLYFALMAGYLASLDIFDVRALAMACGVGSGSMVAACSGALAEAVPGMRDELLAFSGASNLLTYATGLYVSLFIALPAAEWLYKRLGGAASKETSHENV
- a CDS encoding M20 aminoacylase family protein, which codes for MNASSSPSPALLREWRHDFHRHPETAFEEHRTASRIADILRDAGLEMVTGLGGGTGVVATLDGKQGPGRAIGLRADIDALDVEEANAFAHASSIPGKMHACGHDGHTTMLLGAACALAGDPDFAGQVHFIFQPAEESEGGGRVMVEEGLFERFPMEAIYGLHNWPGLPVGEAAVHDTAVMAAFDVFTLTLTGRGCHAAMPHLGSDTILAACQLVSQLQGLISRETPPHQSAVLSVTQFHAGDAFNVIPERVELRGTLRCFDGELRAYLERRFGEAVEALAGFHGLTAELDYQSRYPATINTPAHAARCAEVLEALPGITQVHRDMAPSMASEDFAFMLNERPGAYLWLGNGDSAALHNPRYDFNDAIAPLGVAYWQALVRQLLAA